From Nicotiana tabacum cultivar K326 chromosome 15, ASM71507v2, whole genome shotgun sequence, the proteins below share one genomic window:
- the LOC107771565 gene encoding putative germin-like protein 2-3, whose protein sequence is MAKLFSFLSLLTLSFCCLVTAFEPSPLQDFCVADSGSSVNINGMVCKNSSLVEANDFYFSGLHLAGNTTNAVGSKVTPVNVAQVPGLNTLGISLVRVDYAPWGINPPHTHPRATEILTVLEGSLQVGFVTSNPENRLITKVLKKGDVFVFPIGLVHYQRNVGKGNAVAIAALSSQNPGVISIANAVFGSDPAIATDLLAKAFQVDNTVVAQIQPKF, encoded by the exons ATGGCCAAATTATTCTCTTTTCTTAGCTTGTTAACTCTGAGTTTCTGCTGCCTTGTCACTGCTTTCGAGCCTAGTCCATTGCAAGATTTCTGCGTCGCAGATTCTGGTAGCTCAG TGAATATAAATGGCATGGTTTGCAAGAATTCTTCACTTGTAGAAGCTAATGATTTTTACTTCAGCGGGCTGCATTTGGCTGGCAACACAACAAATGCTGTTGGCTCTAAAGTCACTCCTGTCAATGTAGCTCAAGTACCAGGACTGAACACTCTTGGTATTTCATTGGTTCGCGTCGACTATGCACCATGGGGAATTAATCCTCCTCACACTCATCCTAGAGCTACTGAGATACTCACTGTCCTTGAAGGTTCTCTTCAAGTTGGTTTTGTAACCTCAAACCCCGAAAATCGCCTTATTACTAAGGTACTTAAAAAAGGTGATGTGTTTGTATTTCCTATTGGACTTGTTCACTACCAACGCAACGTTGGAAAGGGAAATGCAGTTGCAATTGCAGCATTGAGTAGCCAGAATCCTGGTGTTATAAGCATTGCTAATGCAGTTTTCGGATCGGATCCAGCTATTGCAACTGATCTTCTTGCTAAGGCTTTTCAAGTTGATAACACCGTTGTTGCTCAGATCCAACCAAAGTTCTAG
- the LOC107771566 gene encoding putative germin-like protein 2-3 produces the protein MAKRIIFMSLILTLFCSGLALEISPLQDFCVADTSSAVRLNGLTCKNPVLVEANDFYYGGLNLPGNKTTQSGTRVTSVNVAQIPGLNTLGISMARIDYIPGGVNPPHIHPRATEILVVLEGSLHVGFVTSNPENRLISTVIHMGDVFVFPVGLVHFQRNVGYGNAIALLALSSQNPGLISIENAEQILPEQVKFIPRHSK, from the exons atggCCAAACGCATCATATTTATGAGCTTGATTCTCACCTTATTCTGTTCTGGCTTGGCATTAGAGATTAGCCCTTTGCAAGACTTTTGTGTCGCTGATACTAGTAGCGCAG TTAGGTTAAATGGTCTGACATGCAAGAATCCTGTGCTAGTAGAAGCCAATGATTTCTATTATGGTGGTTTGAATCTACCTGGCAACAAAACCACTCAATCTGGTACTAGGGTCACTTCAGTCAACGTAGCTCAAATTCCTGGACTGAATACTCTTGGCATCTCAATGGCTCGAATCGACTATATACCTGGTGGAGTTAACCCTCCACATATTCATCCTAGAGCCACTGAAATTCTAGTTGTCCTTGAAGGTTCATTACATGTTGGATTTGTCACCTCCAACCCTGAGAATCGATTAATCTCAACAGTAATACATATGGGGGATGTGTTTGTTTTTCCAGTGGGACTTGTTCACTTCCAGAGAAATGTGGGATATGGAAATGCTATTGCACTTCTTGCATTGAGCAGCCAGAATCCAGGTTTGATAAGCATTGAAAATGCTGAGCAAATCCTACCAGAGCAAGTGAAGTTCATACCAAGGCATTCTAAGTAG